A region from the Paenibacillus humicola genome encodes:
- a CDS encoding SDR family NAD(P)-dependent oxidoreductase: protein MQSTDRTVIVTGGAAGIGQGIAQCFAEEGSRLLIADWDEEAGNRFCKELQDGGRDAVFIRTNVGEERDLDRIVETALARWGRIDVLVNNVGTHLYKPMLDISADDFDRVIATDLRGHWLLSRKAMPAMISSGSGAIVHISSVHAWATRPNFSVYAAAKGGIVSMARAMALECAPHGIRVNTVLPGYTISSRLQQRLNEMPAEEHEAFLSKQAYNIPLGRLALPQDIGHAVVFLASGKASFITGACLAVDGGETIHLDF from the coding sequence TTGCAGTCAACCGATCGAACGGTCATCGTGACCGGAGGCGCGGCGGGAATCGGCCAAGGCATCGCCCAGTGCTTTGCCGAAGAAGGTTCCCGCCTTCTTATTGCGGATTGGGACGAAGAAGCCGGCAACCGGTTTTGCAAGGAGCTTCAGGACGGCGGCAGGGATGCCGTATTCATCCGGACGAACGTCGGCGAAGAACGCGATCTCGACCGGATCGTCGAGACGGCGCTTGCCCGCTGGGGCCGGATCGATGTTCTGGTCAATAATGTCGGCACGCATCTTTACAAGCCGATGCTGGATATTTCCGCCGACGATTTCGACAGGGTCATCGCAACCGATCTGCGCGGGCATTGGCTGCTCAGCCGCAAGGCGATGCCGGCTATGATCAGCAGCGGCTCAGGCGCCATCGTACATATTTCGTCCGTCCATGCCTGGGCGACGCGGCCAAACTTTTCCGTTTACGCCGCCGCGAAGGGCGGCATCGTATCGATGGCGAGGGCGATGGCGCTCGAATGCGCGCCGCACGGCATTCGCGTCAACACCGTGCTGCCGGGCTACACGATTTCGTCCAGGCTGCAGCAGCGGCTGAACGAAATGCCCGCCGAAGAGCATGAGGCCTTCCTGAGCAAGCAGGCGTACAACATTCCGCTCGGCCGGCTGGCGCTGCCGCAGGACATCGGGCATGCCGTCGTTTTTCTGGCGAGCGGCAAAGCCTCGTTCATCACAGGCGCCTGCCTAGCCGTGGACGGAGGCGAAACGATTCACCTCGATTTCTAA
- a CDS encoding ABC transporter substrate-binding protein → MRRMGRNAVISAVVIVCLIFVSACGSNGGGNSGSSDGTAGNAGEKPQGSGSAGKGGPVTIKLTFTSGEISKEQIAEFEKANPGIKIQQVDADYNKLMTMVAAGSAPDIIRIYAATELPNYVMKGLAMDLTPRFAASSVFKEDDYLPVVNLYKYDTASGKQGIGDIYGFPKDWSQDFTLFYNKQIFQKAGIPLPSSTEPMTWTELLDLAKKLTKKQGDKVSQYGLVYYNGNTALNQDLLLLQLAQEGSSIYSDDFGKADLNKPEVKNLMNYWLDAVKSDVGPNPLNQDTTFSGDLFVNGSAAMMISGYWFTGLLRGDEKAKTHLNDFGMAPAPVMEGGTRMSPTGAAAGGIIYSKTKHPDEAWKVFEWFLGGKPADDRAKSGWGLPATKSRLALLPNTTEFDKSTLAFVNNELKYADKFIGYNPYISAQAAASLFDKHFSPVYFGKSTVDEAASKITNDMNVLIQEGKDVLGLQ, encoded by the coding sequence ATGCGACGAATGGGACGAAACGCCGTCATCTCCGCGGTTGTCATTGTCTGTCTGATCTTTGTAAGCGCTTGCGGATCGAACGGCGGCGGCAATTCCGGCTCAAGCGACGGAACGGCCGGCAATGCCGGTGAGAAGCCGCAGGGGTCGGGCAGTGCAGGCAAAGGCGGCCCGGTGACGATCAAGCTGACGTTTACCTCCGGCGAAATTTCCAAGGAACAGATCGCCGAATTCGAGAAAGCGAACCCGGGCATCAAAATCCAGCAGGTTGATGCCGACTATAACAAGCTGATGACGATGGTGGCGGCGGGCAGCGCGCCGGACATCATCCGGATTTACGCGGCGACCGAGCTTCCGAACTACGTAATGAAAGGCCTTGCGATGGACCTTACGCCAAGGTTCGCAGCGAGCAGCGTCTTCAAGGAAGACGATTACCTGCCGGTCGTCAATCTTTACAAGTACGATACGGCCAGCGGCAAGCAGGGAATCGGGGACATTTACGGTTTCCCCAAAGACTGGTCGCAGGATTTCACGCTTTTTTACAACAAGCAAATTTTCCAGAAAGCAGGCATTCCGCTTCCGAGCTCCACCGAGCCGATGACCTGGACCGAACTGCTCGATCTTGCGAAAAAGCTGACCAAGAAGCAGGGCGACAAGGTGTCGCAGTACGGTCTTGTGTATTACAACGGGAACACGGCGCTCAACCAGGATTTGCTGCTGCTGCAGCTGGCCCAAGAAGGGAGCAGCATCTACTCCGACGATTTCGGCAAAGCCGACTTGAACAAGCCGGAAGTGAAAAATCTGATGAACTACTGGCTCGATGCCGTCAAATCCGACGTCGGCCCGAATCCGCTCAATCAGGATACGACGTTTTCCGGCGACCTTTTTGTTAACGGCAGCGCGGCCATGATGATCTCGGGCTACTGGTTTACGGGCCTGCTGCGCGGCGACGAGAAGGCGAAAACGCACCTGAACGATTTCGGCATGGCGCCCGCTCCGGTCATGGAGGGCGGAACGCGGATGTCGCCGACGGGAGCGGCGGCGGGCGGCATCATTTACAGCAAAACAAAGCATCCGGACGAAGCGTGGAAGGTGTTCGAATGGTTCCTTGGCGGCAAGCCGGCCGACGACCGCGCGAAGAGCGGCTGGGGACTGCCGGCGACGAAATCGAGACTCGCGCTCCTGCCGAATACGACGGAGTTCGATAAATCGACGCTTGCATTCGTCAATAACGAGCTGAAGTACGCGGACAAATTTATCGGCTACAATCCGTACATTTCGGCGCAGGCGGCAGCCTCGCTGTTCGACAAGCATTTCTCGCCGGTATATTTCGGCAAATCGACGGTGGATGAAGCGGCATCCAAAATCACCAACGATATGAATGTGCTGATCCAGGAAGGCAAAGACGTTCTGGGCCTCCAGTAG
- a CDS encoding carbohydrate ABC transporter permease, whose amino-acid sequence MSNQPAAVSLERHASRKRKMRKSVREAIEFYCFVSPWFIIFILLGLIPLLYGLYLSFTNFTGFNSGHLRFVGFRNYDRIFTDSDSIYALGRTFFITAVNVPLGMILGFLIAVLLNNSVKGVGIFRTIFYLPSIIPAVAVGLLWRNLLAKGNGLINELLGHLGIPAVDWLGYDHATLSLIILLMWGSGGGLIIYLAGLKSVPKELYESAEIDGASAVQRFRGITIPLMTPVLFFNLIMGIIGSLQIFVQPIMLTQGTNGLLNTPLKPNYLYLVHAFQQIFAFQRYGYGLALLWLLFVIILVFTLVVFKTSRYWVHYEVDQEGR is encoded by the coding sequence ATGTCGAACCAGCCTGCTGCGGTTTCTCTCGAACGGCACGCAAGCCGCAAGCGCAAGATGCGCAAATCCGTCAGGGAAGCCATCGAATTTTACTGTTTTGTATCGCCATGGTTCATTATTTTTATTTTGCTCGGCCTCATTCCGCTGCTGTACGGGCTGTACTTAAGCTTCACGAATTTCACCGGCTTCAACAGCGGACATTTGCGGTTCGTAGGCTTCCGGAATTACGACCGCATCTTCACCGATTCGGATTCCATCTACGCCCTCGGCAGGACGTTCTTCATTACGGCGGTCAACGTGCCCCTCGGCATGATACTCGGCTTCCTGATCGCGGTGCTGCTCAACAATTCGGTGAAAGGCGTCGGCATATTCCGGACGATCTTCTACCTGCCGTCGATCATTCCGGCGGTGGCCGTCGGCCTGCTGTGGCGGAACCTGCTGGCGAAAGGGAACGGGCTGATCAACGAGCTGCTCGGCCATCTGGGCATTCCGGCGGTCGACTGGCTCGGCTACGACCATGCGACGCTGTCGCTCATCATTCTGCTCATGTGGGGCAGCGGCGGCGGCCTGATCATCTATCTCGCCGGGCTGAAAAGCGTGCCGAAGGAGCTGTACGAATCGGCGGAAATCGACGGCGCTTCTGCGGTTCAGCGGTTTCGCGGCATAACGATTCCTCTGATGACGCCGGTGCTGTTCTTCAACCTGATCATGGGCATTATCGGTTCGCTGCAAATTTTCGTTCAGCCGATTATGCTGACGCAGGGCACGAACGGCCTGCTCAATACGCCGCTCAAGCCGAACTACCTGTATCTCGTGCACGCGTTTCAGCAAATTTTCGCCTTTCAGCGGTACGGATACGGACTTGCGCTGCTGTGGCTGCTGTTCGTGATCATCCTCGTTTTCACTTTGGTCGTGTTTAAAACGAGCCGGTACTGGGTCCACTACGAAGTGGACCAAGAGGGGAGGTAG
- a CDS encoding carbohydrate ABC transporter permease, whose translation MVNTGINRPSVRAALYVVLILLSLLFFLPAFWTFTNSLQKINSLPTFLPTEFHFENYRLAVTLIDFWTYTRNSVIITGISVVLTLFSSAFVGYAFARLQAPGKKYLFLFVLSTMMLPGIVTQIPTYILFKQIGLTGTFIPWVLWGIGGSPFNIFLYRQFYASFPKELEEAARIDGCSTFRIFWNIFVPLSVPIIATIAIMAFNFHWGADYLTPFMFLTEDKYPLVTALASVGYTYPENPNVELVQVANAALILFIIPIVVIFFIGQRYLLEGVLSSAVKG comes from the coding sequence ATGGTGAACACAGGCATCAACCGGCCGTCCGTCAGAGCCGCGCTGTACGTCGTCCTGATCCTGCTGTCTCTGCTGTTTTTCCTGCCGGCGTTCTGGACCTTCACGAATTCGCTGCAAAAGATCAACTCGCTGCCGACGTTCCTGCCGACCGAGTTCCATTTCGAGAATTACCGGCTGGCGGTTACGCTGATCGATTTCTGGACCTATACGCGAAATTCGGTCATTATCACCGGCATCTCCGTCGTGCTGACGCTGTTCTCCAGCGCCTTCGTCGGCTATGCGTTCGCCAGGCTGCAGGCGCCGGGAAAAAAATATTTGTTCCTGTTCGTCCTGTCGACCATGATGCTGCCGGGGATCGTCACGCAAATTCCGACGTACATCCTGTTCAAGCAGATCGGGCTGACCGGCACGTTCATCCCTTGGGTGCTGTGGGGAATTGGCGGGTCGCCGTTCAATATTTTCCTGTACCGCCAGTTTTACGCCTCGTTCCCGAAGGAGCTGGAGGAAGCGGCGAGAATCGACGGATGCTCCACATTCCGGATTTTCTGGAACATCTTCGTCCCGTTGTCCGTCCCGATTATCGCCACGATTGCGATTATGGCGTTCAACTTTCATTGGGGAGCGGATTACCTGACGCCGTTCATGTTCCTGACGGAGGATAAATACCCGCTTGTGACGGCGCTCGCCTCCGTCGGCTATACGTACCCGGAAAATCCGAACGTGGAGCTCGTCCAGGTCGCCAACGCCGCCCTGATTCTGTTCATCATTCCGATCGTCGTCATCTTCTTCATCGGGCAGCGCTATCTGCTGGAGGGTGTGCTTTCCTCGGCCGTGAAAGGGTAA
- a CDS encoding response regulator transcription factor yields the protein MHGYKLMIVDDEPEIREGLGAFDYSELGIELAGCYENGIIAYQRIQKEPVDVVVTDIRMPLMNGLELIERIRKEFGYIQTIMLTGYDDFEYARKSLQNGAVDYLLKPIDFHELKASLAKAVGVLNERQQTRLRSTILERKAKLLAKYLRHCFLTELMNRPLTPDEIEEGCSSGELLLDGGRYTVAVLRLDAAMAAAGPYTGKDWNLIVFTLDNILTEIWDDHYGYHTVDRKNGSCFLLAANPEVQSEPGRMIAILQSIRKEMLRFRGLLRSTVSIAVGPEVGTLGELPFSRSCAESLLGETPDTEAEYRSGMPGVKPAAEPDAGAESQIGRPDDPPAAESPKSLIVEEAKKYIRLHYERSITLRDVADSVHVNPTYLSWLFKKTEGLSFVCYLTDCRLNHAKRLLADPQYKVYEVGEMVGYENPRYFCEIFKKNTGKTPQEYRNRLLTASLPLH from the coding sequence ATGCACGGTTATAAGCTGATGATCGTCGACGACGAGCCGGAAATTCGCGAAGGGCTCGGGGCTTTCGATTATTCGGAGCTCGGCATCGAGCTTGCGGGCTGTTATGAAAACGGTATCATTGCCTATCAGCGCATCCAGAAGGAACCCGTCGACGTCGTGGTCACCGATATCCGTATGCCGCTGATGAACGGACTCGAGCTGATCGAACGGATCCGCAAAGAATTCGGTTATATCCAGACGATTATGCTGACCGGGTACGACGATTTTGAATACGCGAGAAAAAGCCTGCAAAACGGCGCCGTCGATTACTTGCTCAAGCCGATTGATTTCCACGAGCTGAAGGCCTCGCTTGCGAAAGCGGTCGGCGTGCTGAACGAGCGGCAGCAGACGCGGCTGCGAAGCACGATTCTGGAGCGAAAAGCGAAGCTGCTGGCCAAATATCTCCGGCACTGCTTTCTGACCGAGCTGATGAACCGCCCCCTGACGCCCGACGAAATCGAGGAGGGCTGCAGCTCCGGCGAGCTGCTGCTGGACGGCGGCCGTTATACCGTTGCGGTTCTGCGGTTGGATGCGGCGATGGCAGCCGCCGGACCGTATACTGGAAAGGACTGGAATTTGATCGTCTTCACGCTGGACAACATCCTGACGGAAATTTGGGATGACCATTACGGCTATCATACGGTCGACCGGAAGAACGGCAGCTGTTTTCTGCTTGCCGCGAATCCCGAGGTGCAGTCCGAGCCCGGGCGGATGATCGCGATTTTGCAATCGATCCGTAAGGAAATGCTGCGCTTCCGCGGACTGCTGCGTTCGACGGTGTCGATCGCCGTCGGGCCTGAAGTCGGCACGCTGGGCGAGCTTCCGTTCTCGCGCAGCTGCGCCGAATCGCTGCTGGGCGAAACACCGGATACCGAGGCGGAGTACCGGTCCGGCATGCCGGGCGTCAAGCCAGCCGCAGAGCCGGACGCGGGAGCGGAATCGCAGATCGGCAGGCCGGACGATCCGCCCGCAGCCGAATCGCCCAAAAGCCTGATCGTCGAAGAGGCGAAAAAGTACATCCGCCTGCATTACGAACGGTCGATTACGCTGCGGGACGTCGCGGATAGCGTCCACGTCAATCCCACCTACCTCAGCTGGCTGTTTAAAAAAACCGAAGGCTTAAGCTTCGTGTGTTATTTGACGGACTGCCGGCTGAACCATGCGAAGCGGCTGCTTGCGGACCCGCAGTACAAGGTGTACGAGGTCGGGGAAATGGTCGGCTACGAGAATCCCCGCTATTTCTGCGAAATTTTCAAAAAAAATACGGGGAAGACCCCGCAGGAATACCGGAACCGGCTCCTGACGGCTTCGCTTCCGCTTCATTGA
- a CDS encoding sensor histidine kinase, which translates to MGIRSYKAKLIVIAVLFTLAAQAVFIWIGYAGANEIGQDVQVSTEEHLFQYSISNVTGYLNDANSLMTRLGSTDFTVYSRAYLNLQPPAEAAAKIADLNVRLNALEISPKLVDKIFMLGDNVNQRSFVKSTDSAELSEEPIPWIDDLRDSGLLDTFLKVYGLPVYFAKGQLTAKLDAMEGRLPPDQMLRLRHFLQQVEGHLVINNGIDDTKVMSFIVLSPEFLQDTLSGGGESGLSLFLDRENRIVWTNMPEGPLKASIVRLAAESREPASACDSDVPNKLGKRIKACMLQPYGFKLITAADTGGASGPANLLLVRYLSLSFAAIVITFVVAYVFSGMIFQPYRTLSNLIRAQAYASEIRNIPLSLIQRRLASISLRQKIATLLLLSVIVPAVSAGFLYAWLLGTYSVDQVNKALTRTSAEMGKVVKLRKEAYENLINKLSVDDRLQRYLFLSVPLMDSYPVSSPDMFVSLYPELSDVSYFALYNSSGIARYSSIFLNNLDLFSQKIDPIPALQDDGAQPIIWVTGKRDVYGRPAVSLIKKSLYPVYAASPDMQQLGYLELVLKDNAFQPVDPDHKLDFVILDRSGGVIYRSNSNAEYVDTAVQLRERQQGAAAAPVAMRKTAGQEQAVAPQPIGRTGWTMYVFYPFDEILSASRQIFYRDMFIVLLAIMIAYAISWMCSLFLERPVKRLQSMMEEIGQGHLERRFGYEARDEIGSLVISINKMIAQIRFLMDENVKNRVREQQLIALKTKAELSMLQQQINPHFLYNTLEAINMRSKRYGAEEICTMVGSLAKIFRFSISSGSEIVTVEAEIEHIRNYMTIQQLRFAGNFSVEWQLEPGALPRNMLKFILQPVVENALNHGIMEYSSGGAVRIKAAVEGGRLLLEVGDNGIGIEPKRLEQLRQSLAADSGEPGEIKTGRGGGVGLKNVYNRLKIHYGDRASMTIDSRMMAGTVVRIVLTEPA; encoded by the coding sequence ATGGGCATCCGCAGCTACAAGGCGAAGCTGATCGTCATCGCCGTGCTTTTTACGCTGGCGGCGCAAGCGGTATTTATCTGGATCGGTTATGCCGGCGCCAATGAAATCGGACAGGATGTGCAGGTTTCGACGGAGGAGCATCTTTTTCAATATTCGATCTCCAACGTGACCGGTTATTTAAACGACGCCAATTCGCTGATGACGCGGCTCGGCTCGACCGATTTCACGGTTTATTCGCGCGCCTATTTGAATCTGCAGCCGCCGGCCGAGGCCGCCGCCAAAATCGCCGATTTGAACGTCAGGCTGAATGCGCTTGAAATTTCTCCCAAGCTGGTGGACAAAATTTTCATGCTCGGCGATAACGTAAATCAGCGAAGCTTCGTCAAATCCACGGATTCCGCCGAATTGTCCGAGGAGCCGATTCCGTGGATCGACGATTTGCGGGATTCCGGGCTGCTGGATACGTTTCTCAAGGTATACGGGCTGCCGGTCTATTTCGCGAAGGGGCAGCTGACGGCGAAGCTCGATGCCATGGAGGGCCGGCTGCCGCCGGACCAGATGCTGCGCTTGCGGCATTTTTTGCAGCAGGTGGAAGGCCATTTGGTCATCAACAACGGCATTGACGATACCAAGGTCATGAGTTTCATCGTCTTAAGTCCGGAATTTCTCCAGGATACGCTGTCCGGGGGAGGGGAATCCGGCTTGTCGCTGTTTCTGGACCGGGAGAACCGGATCGTCTGGACGAACATGCCGGAAGGTCCGCTGAAGGCAAGCATCGTTCGCCTTGCCGCCGAGAGCCGGGAACCGGCATCGGCATGCGACTCCGACGTGCCGAACAAGCTCGGGAAGCGGATCAAGGCGTGCATGCTGCAGCCGTACGGCTTTAAGCTGATCACGGCGGCTGACACAGGGGGGGCGAGCGGCCCGGCAAACCTGCTGCTTGTCCGGTACCTGTCGCTGTCCTTCGCCGCGATCGTCATCACGTTCGTCGTCGCGTATGTATTTTCCGGGATGATTTTCCAGCCGTACCGGACGTTGTCCAATCTGATCCGGGCCCAGGCCTACGCGAGCGAAATCCGGAACATTCCGCTGTCCTTGATCCAGCGGAGGCTGGCATCGATTTCCCTTCGCCAAAAAATCGCGACGCTGCTGCTCCTGTCCGTGATCGTGCCGGCCGTTTCGGCCGGGTTTTTGTACGCATGGCTGCTCGGCACCTATTCGGTCGACCAGGTCAACAAGGCGCTGACCCGCACGTCCGCGGAGATGGGCAAGGTCGTCAAGCTGCGCAAGGAGGCGTACGAAAATTTAATCAACAAGCTGTCGGTGGACGACCGGCTGCAGCGTTATTTATTTCTGTCCGTCCCGCTGATGGACAGCTACCCGGTGTCCAGCCCGGATATGTTCGTCTCGCTCTATCCCGAGCTGAGCGACGTGTCGTATTTCGCTCTGTACAACTCGTCCGGCATCGCCCGGTATTCGTCCATTTTTCTCAACAACCTCGATCTGTTTTCACAAAAAATCGATCCGATCCCGGCGCTTCAGGACGACGGCGCGCAGCCGATCATCTGGGTAACGGGGAAAAGGGACGTGTACGGCCGGCCGGCCGTCTCGCTGATCAAAAAATCGCTTTATCCCGTCTACGCGGCCAGTCCGGATATGCAGCAGCTTGGGTACCTGGAGCTGGTGCTGAAGGATAACGCATTCCAGCCGGTCGACCCCGACCATAAGCTGGATTTTGTCATTCTCGATCGGAGCGGAGGCGTCATTTACCGGAGCAATTCGAACGCCGAATACGTCGATACGGCGGTTCAGCTCCGGGAACGGCAGCAGGGAGCGGCCGCCGCGCCGGTCGCGATGCGTAAGACGGCGGGTCAGGAGCAGGCGGTCGCGCCGCAGCCCATCGGCAGGACGGGATGGACGATGTACGTCTTTTATCCGTTTGACGAGATCCTGAGCGCTTCCCGGCAAATCTTTTACCGCGATATGTTTATCGTGCTGCTGGCGATCATGATTGCGTACGCGATTTCGTGGATGTGCTCGCTGTTCCTGGAGCGGCCGGTGAAACGGCTTCAATCGATGATGGAGGAAATTGGCCAAGGGCATCTGGAGCGCCGCTTCGGCTACGAGGCGAGGGACGAAATCGGCAGCCTGGTCATCAGCATCAACAAGATGATCGCCCAAATCCGTTTCCTGATGGACGAAAACGTGAAAAACCGGGTGCGGGAGCAGCAGCTGATCGCGCTCAAGACGAAGGCGGAGCTGAGCATGCTGCAGCAGCAGATCAACCCGCATTTTCTGTATAATACGCTGGAAGCGATCAACATGCGGTCGAAGCGGTACGGGGCCGAGGAAATTTGCACGATGGTCGGCAGCCTAGCGAAAATATTCAGGTTCAGCATCAGCAGCGGAAGCGAGATCGTGACGGTCGAGGCGGAGATCGAGCATATCCGAAACTATATGACGATTCAGCAGCTCCGGTTTGCAGGCAATTTTTCCGTCGAATGGCAGTTGGAGCCGGGGGCGCTGCCGCGCAATATGCTGAAGTTTATTTTGCAGCCGGTCGTGGAAAATGCGCTTAACCACGGCATTATGGAATATTCGTCGGGAGGCGCCGTGCGAATCAAGGCGGCCGTGGAAGGCGGCAGGCTGCTGCTGGAAGTCGGCGACAACGGAATCGGCATCGAGCCGAAACGGCTGGAGCAGCTCAGGCAGTCGCTCGCGGCCGATTCCGGCGAACCGGGGGAAATCAAGACCGGCCGGGGCGGGGGCGTCGGCCTGAAAAACGTGTATAACCGGCTGAAAATCCATTACGGCGACCGCGCCTCCATGACGATCGACAGCCGGATGATGGCGGGAACGGTCGTGCGGATCGTGCTGACGGAGCCGGCCTAG
- a CDS encoding M50 family metallopeptidase, which translates to MKWKMIAIALLVLVLLNLPVVGNFLRAANTLVHESGHALTALLFQGHVYSISLFANTEGLTYSSYTSWAGGFATGLAGYVFSSIFILALASLWSRSRYRIVPVILLVLAAANIVFWVRNAYGMIWLILFILLLVYTLVTKKKEFAFTVTAVILLVILAASVRAGFDVFMLGLQTPGQAGDATVLRQITHVPAVFWGTFFFAQSLWAAFAAGKKLLKKLNQ; encoded by the coding sequence ATGAAATGGAAAATGATTGCGATCGCGCTGCTGGTTCTGGTTTTATTGAACCTTCCCGTCGTGGGAAATTTCCTGCGCGCGGCCAATACGCTCGTTCACGAAAGCGGGCATGCGCTGACGGCGCTGCTGTTCCAGGGTCATGTCTACTCGATCTCGCTGTTCGCCAATACCGAAGGCTTGACCTACAGCTCGTATACGTCCTGGGCCGGCGGGTTTGCGACCGGGCTTGCCGGCTACGTGTTTTCCTCAATTTTTATCCTGGCGCTGGCTTCGCTCTGGAGCCGTAGCCGTTACCGGATCGTGCCGGTCATTCTGCTCGTACTCGCAGCGGCGAATATCGTCTTCTGGGTTCGAAATGCGTACGGCATGATCTGGCTGATCCTTTTCATTCTTCTGCTCGTGTACACGCTTGTCACGAAAAAGAAGGAATTCGCCTTTACCGTCACGGCCGTTATTTTACTGGTCATTCTCGCCGCTTCGGTTCGCGCCGGTTTCGACGTCTTCATGCTCGGTCTGCAGACGCCGGGGCAGGCGGGCGACGCCACCGTGCTGCGGCAAATTACGCACGTTCCGGCCGTTTTCTGGGGCACCTTCTTTTTCGCGCAGTCGTTATGGGCGGCGTTTGCGGCGGGCAAAAAGCTGCTGAAGAAGCTGAATCAATAA
- a CDS encoding helix-turn-helix domain-containing protein — MEANLLICSYSYHSQPFNNSYKSGLPNYLFRLQTEGTSKVYCRGDWHEVQAGDLLLLKPGDEYDLRVEKGGAEGRVSSGDYYLYCSGSWIDAWWSRMNRPALSRIAIDDKLLGLWRNLLLEKRRGPHEENAELTDYLLRGLCLYLDRAITETTLTDRTAFAALRLKRFIEEHATVTFKLEEAARYAGLSLSRAVHLYKSCYGQTMIQYAMEVRLNAALERMKYSSMTLEQIAETSGFSSYSYFHRVFRAKYGVSPAKYRASSETSPVAAGSRAR; from the coding sequence TTGGAAGCGAACCTGCTGATTTGCAGTTATTCCTATCATTCGCAGCCGTTCAATAACAGCTACAAAAGCGGTCTGCCCAACTACCTTTTTCGGCTGCAGACGGAAGGGACAAGCAAGGTGTACTGCCGGGGGGACTGGCACGAGGTGCAGGCAGGCGACCTGCTTTTGCTTAAGCCCGGAGACGAGTATGACCTTCGGGTCGAAAAAGGCGGCGCAGAGGGAAGAGTGTCGAGCGGCGATTATTATTTATACTGCAGCGGCTCCTGGATCGATGCCTGGTGGAGCCGGATGAACCGTCCGGCGCTGAGCCGGATCGCGATCGACGATAAACTGCTTGGCCTGTGGCGGAATCTGCTGCTGGAGAAGCGCCGCGGCCCGCATGAAGAGAATGCGGAGCTGACGGATTATTTGCTGCGCGGCCTCTGCCTGTATTTGGACCGGGCGATTACCGAAACGACGCTGACGGACCGCACCGCCTTCGCCGCCTTGAGGCTCAAGCGGTTCATCGAGGAGCACGCCACGGTCACGTTCAAGCTGGAAGAGGCCGCGCGCTATGCGGGTTTAAGCCTGTCGCGGGCCGTTCACCTGTATAAAAGCTGCTATGGCCAAACCATGATCCAATACGCCATGGAAGTCCGTCTTAACGCCGCGTTGGAGAGGATGAAATACAGCTCCATGACGCTGGAGCAAATTGCCGAGACGAGCGGATTTTCCAGCTACTCCTATTTCCACCGCGTGTTTCGCGCCAAATACGGCGTATCGCCGGCCAAATATCGGGCCTCTTCGGAGACCTCCCCCGTCGCTGCCGGTTCCCGCGCACGCTGA
- a CDS encoding sugar phosphate isomerase/epimerase family protein, whose amino-acid sequence MRRMGIGLQLYTLRNELAQDFKGTLRKVAELGYEGVEFAGYGGIPADEMKSLLQELGLKAIGSHVGPAALRGSLQQEIDYLKTIGAQYLICPHVAAEERADEESWKRLFSLFEEVGAEAREQGLVFGYHNHAFEFESRIGGEFVYDALYASTKPESVQVEMDVCWVQFAGQDPLAYIPKYAGRLPLLHLKDFSKDEEGKMKTLELGQGVVNLPAVIQASSDAGVQWLIVEQDHCQNPPLESVASSLNWLKQHYLNQF is encoded by the coding sequence ATGAGAAGAATGGGCATCGGCCTGCAGCTGTATACGCTCCGCAATGAGCTGGCGCAGGATTTCAAGGGCACGCTGCGCAAGGTGGCGGAACTCGGATATGAAGGCGTGGAGTTCGCCGGGTATGGCGGAATACCTGCAGACGAGATGAAATCGCTGCTTCAGGAGCTGGGGCTTAAAGCAATCGGCAGCCATGTCGGGCCGGCGGCGCTTCGCGGCAGCCTGCAGCAGGAAATCGATTATTTGAAAACGATCGGCGCGCAGTATTTGATTTGCCCGCATGTGGCGGCGGAGGAACGCGCCGACGAAGAATCGTGGAAGCGCTTATTTTCGCTGTTTGAGGAAGTCGGCGCCGAGGCGCGCGAACAGGGACTCGTTTTCGGCTATCACAACCACGCGTTCGAATTTGAAAGCCGTATCGGCGGCGAATTCGTTTACGATGCGCTGTATGCGTCGACGAAGCCGGAATCCGTTCAAGTGGAAATGGACGTCTGCTGGGTCCAGTTTGCCGGACAAGATCCGCTGGCCTATATCCCGAAATATGCCGGACGTCTGCCGCTGCTCCATTTGAAGGACTTCAGCAAGGATGAGGAAGGCAAAATGAAAACGCTCGAGCTCGGACAGGGCGTCGTCAATCTTCCCGCGGTTATTCAGGCTTCCTCGGATGCCGGCGTGCAGTGGCTGATCGTCGAGCAGGACCACTGCCAAAATCCGCCGCTTGAGAGCGTGGCCAGCAGCCTGAACTGGCTGAAGCAGCATTATTTGAACCAATTTTGA